TTCGTCCAATCGCATTTGCTTCTTGTAGAGAGAcatcatatatattatgattcaAAGCATTACAAGCAACCTTAACTGGTATATCAATAAGTTCTGTTGATGTTCTGTCGCTGATAGATACGATTGATCTTGCATCAGTAGTGTCGGTTGTCAATTTATCATTTGATTTGTCCAGTAATCCGTCAGATATGAGCGATATGTGACCTATGAGTGACGTGTTCAAAAGAGCGATATTCTCTGTAGGAAAGAAATCGTCTATAGGAACTTTATCCTCAATTCGAATACTGGAAAGATGATCAGCGACACCGTTGTCTACTCCTCTTTTATCTTTAATCTCGATATCGAACTCTTGGAGTAGTAAGATCCATCTTATGAGTCTTGGTTTAGCATCTTTTTTCtgcattaaatatttgatggcagcatgatcagtgtggactaTAACATGTGCTCCAACTAAGTATTGGCGGAATTTTTCGAAAGCATAAACCACTCCTAGTAACTCTTTTTCTGTGGTAGAGTAATTCCGTTGCGCTTCGTCGAGTGTGCGACTCGCATAGTAGATAGCGTGCAGCTTCTTATCTTTTCGTTTGCCCCAGAACTGCTCCAACTGCGAAATCACTCGCATCGCACATAATCTCGAAAGGAAGACTCCAATCCGGGGGTTGTATGACTGGGGCAGTTATAAGAGAATTCTTCAGCGCTTCGAAAGCTTCTTTGCATTCTGgtgtaaaatcgaatttaaccTCTTTGCATAAAAGATTATTCAGAGGTCTAGCAATTTTACTGAAATCTTGTATGAATCGTCTGTAAAATCCGGCATGTCCAACGAAACTTCTTATGTCTCTAACGTTTGTGGGTGCCGGTAGACCAGTCATTACTTCAATTTTAGCTCTGTCTACTTCTATTCCAGCTGCGGAAACTTTATGTCCAAGGACTATACCATCGTTTACCATGAAATGGCATTTTTCCCAGTTTAGGACAAGATTCTTTTCTTCGCATCTTTCCAATACCTTGCACAAGTTGTCTAGGCAATCCTTAAAACTTGATCGGTAAACCGAAAAATAGTCCATAAAGACTTCCATGAAATCTTCGATCATATCTGTGAATATTGACATCATGCAACGTTGGAAAGTGGCTGGTGCGTTACATAGTCAAAATGGCATTCTGCGATATGTAAATGTTCCGTAAGGACAAGTAAAAGTTgtcttttcttgatcttcaggATGTATCGGTATCTGGAAAAATCCCGAATATCCGTCAAGAAAGCAATAATATTTATGGTTGGCCAGTCTTTTGAGCATTTGATCGATGAAAGGTAAGGGAAAATGGTCTTTTCTAGTAGCAGCATTGAGTTTTctgtaatcaatacacattcgaTGTCCAGTGACAGTGCGTGTAGAGATAAGTTcatctttatcatttttaacCACTGTGATCCCACCTTTTTTTGGTACAACAAGCACAGGGCTTACCCATTTACTGTCTGAAATAGGATATATAACTCCAGCATCCAGAAGtttaattatttcctttttcactACCTCTTTTAGGTTTGGATTTAGTCTCCTTTGCTGCTCTATAGATGTTTTTGCATCTTCTTCGAGGTGGATGCGGTGCATGCGAAGGTCAGGAGCTATTCCGGGAATATCATCGAGAGAATACCTGATCGCTCTCCGATACTTACGCAGCTTGTTTAAAAGAAGTgcaagctctccattcgtgagaTTAGTGTTAACAATGACGGGATATGATTTATCGCAAAGGAATGCATATTTCAGGCCAGCTGGACGTGGTTTCAGTTCAACCTTGGGTGCTTTTTCTTTAGTCCAGGTGgtcgatgaagaagatgatcgaTCAATAGTTTCCCTAAGGTATTGATCCGTAATGATTTCAGAATCGTCATTTTCTTCATTTGCAATTCCGATGCTTGTGTCCATAAGATTTGCATAATCTTCTGTTCTGCTATCTATGTTCAGGATTCCTTTTTCATCAGGAGTGAATGTGTCTTCTGATGAACTATCAGCAAAAATATATCCATAAGGTATTCTTTTTCTGGTTCAGAAACTTCTTCTGTGTAAAAGGCGTGATCGTCTATCAGAGGACGTTTGACTAGCTTTTCCATGTCGAAGTTCATTGATATATCTCCGACATTTAAATTAATCTTTCCCCCTTTAACATCTATGATTGCTCCTGCTGTAGCCAAAAAGGGCCGACCTAAAATAAGGGGGTCTTTCGGCACTTGTTTATACTTTAGTACAACGAAATCTGTTGGTATGAAACAATCATCAAGTTTGACTGGTACATCTACGAGGATTCCTTCAGGTACCCTAATAGAACGATCAGCTAGAACTAACGTGATAGGTGTTGGAACGAATACATTATAACCTAGTGAAACTGCCACAAAGTATGGCATGGGGTTTACACTAGAGCCAAGATCACAAAGAGATCGAGGAAAACGTGCATTTTGTATCTTGCAATCTAGGACAAAACTACCAGGGTCAGTCCTTTTGATTGAAGTTTCTCCTTGTATCATCGCACTCACTTCCTCTGACACCATCATAACGCTTTGTTGAAAACAATAGACTTAGTCGGAGTCATTGTCAAGAAGCTCTATGGGGTTGGAATTGCTCTTCCCTGCGTTATCGATGATTTTTTTATTGCTATCATCTTCTCTGGCATTCGTTTCAAGGCATTTTCCGCTTCGTTACATCACGGCATATGCCTGGCGTTTTGCTCCAGGGTTAGCATCGGTTCTTCCAGGAAGACGGCCTGTCTCTCTTTTTAGAGTAGTTGCAAGGTTAGCAATTTGGTCTTCCATTCCCCGTAGGTGTTCGATTAATGAATCCATATTCTGATTTAGCTCACAGTAAACCCTGTTTATTTTCCCGTTGAATTCGGACTTCATTTTACGGTTTCCTGTAAGAGCTTGTTTTAGATTGTACTTTTCTCTCCCCGTACGAGACTGTATACAGATTTCATAGTCTCGTGTAAAGCTGTCGACGTTAAACACAGAATGAGGATCAGTAGTATCTAATTCTTCTATAAAGTCGAGCTTATCATCTGATATAGGAAGAGTTTTATTGTAGTACTGGCACAGGTTGGGTGGTTTTCGATCTGTCAGAAGGGAATGAAGcgaatttatagaattttaatctcagctaactcagtattttctattgagattgtagctttttctttttcttcattcatcTCTTCATAGGATCTTCCTGTTGCCATGTTTTCGATTAGGCGTCTTGCTTCCATAGGATTTCTAGTAACGAAATTCCCTCGCTTGCTGTATCAAGCGTTGTCTTATAGCTCAGAATAACACCTTTGTAAAAGATCTTAAGAAATTGTGGCTCTGGATAACCATGGTGGGGGCATTCGAGTTCGTAACTCTTGAATCTTCCCCATGCGTTTTTGAATGATTCCTGAGGATTTTGACGGAAGGTAGAGATTCGCCTCCTCACTTCCCAGTAACGAGTATCGTCGAAGAATTGCTTAAGAAAGACATTTCTAATCTCTTTCCAACTAGTCAGGGGTAGACAGTTTAACCATCTTAAGGCTCCTCCTTCTagtgaaaatggaaaaagtctgCAACGAATGTACTCGTCTGGAATTAATTCCTCTAGACCTTCGATGTGGTCTTGTGGATGTTCTAAAGAAGATCCTTTAAAAGGGTTCAGACGCACCATATTATAATAATCAACATTAAACTTGGTTTTCGAGGTGACGTCGTCAGGTATTCTGATAGCGGACCTATTGGAATAGGTCCTATCGGGGTTTAAGTAGTCTTGCAAGggcaatttaatttctttacctatgTTTAAGGTAGAGTTTGACTTAACAAGGATTTCAGTCCCCTGTTTCTCATTAGTTTGGCTAGAAGTGTTGCTTGATTGACctattggttcagtttggactaCTTTCTCATTATCAGTATCGGTAAGAGAGTACTTACCTGCTTCCGGCTgggtggtatcgatcgataaaATTCCGGATGAAACGATCGATTCTTCCGTATCTGCGTCGCTCGATTGACAATGTTCCGTGTCGATCAAAGCTTGGCCGACATCTGTATTCTCCATCCTTTGtgttgaaaaacaaaagaatagaaaaattagcaaaagtaacaaagtctatgctaaatcctaaattaaatctaaaagtaataagaaagagtccccggcaacggcgccaaatttgatatcactcaaattaccctaaagagtgaattactctctaaaataagaggttcagatgtagtacttagggatcgaatccacaaggactctaggattacttgaaggctcaattaattagaaataaagatatagacttaaggttttatatgttttaaagaagtaaatattaatgtgaacaagagagttgttcagtaactgaagtgaaggttgtttctaaaagaggaaattagctagattcaggtatttctcaggtatgaacttatgcagtttgaaagtgacaTTAGGGCTTTAGTCCTTTGAACTCAATcaattggtacgaccagtagggtctcctttgactagatcccggatctcaactgtcgtttgttgatctcggaaaagagtcgatcgatatgactttcgtctaatcgatcgatacacctttcaaacaatcgatcgctacaacgatggttgtatcgatcgatggtaattctagcaagcattatcgatttggttgaacaaTTTCTCTgatgatctagaccacctttcgcatgagtctagtcagttagatcactttagtttgtttcagggtattgagagtatacagttggttatctcttcaatcctaagatctagatttaagggtgatcaatcctaaatctagtgtTAAGAATAACTAAatgaaagaactaatttaatCACCCTTACAATTGTCACAATCTCATCAAATGATTCACCCTTTTGAGAAACCctaatctaacaattaggtttactcagacatattcatgagagacaagatcatgatggtttgaataaaacttaatatgaaataaggaacacaaagagtaatgtgtaagataaaaagggagttcaagatcttatctgttttgcagtctcggatctatctctccaactctaactcttctcctaaggtagccaaattgcttgtcttctccaataggtctctaggcaagtctgcctctaaaatgatacaaaaccctagtttataaagcctaacaggcggccatggactaattgtgtaaatagcacactttgtgatacttgaaaatcttctaaatcgtaATCCATCGAATGACTaaatgtcgatcgacactcttccatctctgtcgatcgattttaATTGACTCTAATCGTCCGATCTCGCAtgattcctatcggtcgattcttcattcgtgataatactccaaaaatgcctcaaaagtattgctttcttcaattaagtacctgtgcctgaaaataccctaaaatactttgaaaacgtagtaaatatgattgaaaactctcatataccatggctaaaaatgGGTGAAATTCATGCTATATCaataggctcctgccccttgcacctctattaccttatagggaccttcccatcaaggagcgagttttccggctgatttgtcccttgtgtggtcacatactcgccttaggacccaatCCCCTTTCTGaaaggttctggatctgacctttttgttgtagctcttggctactttcaactggtacgacgcatttctaaggcgggccgcctcCCTCTTTTCATCGAGTAGATCTAGACTCAGGACATTAGCTcgttattctcctcctgggaaaggaattcagagaccgtggtccttacgtgcacctctgTGGGTATCACCGCCTCAGCACCATATACAAGGGAGAAGGGAGTCTCTTGGTTAGCCGTCTTCGGGGTTGTCCGATAGGCTCAGAGTACTCCgtgtagctcttctgcccatcgcccatgggcgtcttctatgcgcttcttgagcatgttCACCACTGTCTTATTAGTGGATTCGGCTTGACAGTTAGATTGGGGGTGTCGTGGTGCTGAGtaggaaagcttgatgttccagtccttgcagaactttcggaaattgtagcttgtgaactggggtccgttgtctgtgaTGATCTCATGGGGAGCtccgaagcgtgtgatcacattagtccataggaatttcctgatctggagatccggtatcttggctagtgcttcagcttctacCCACTTCGTGAAGTAATCGGTCACGACTAGGAGAAAGATCTTTTGCCCCGGCGCAATAGGGAATTTCTccacgatgtccatgccccactttcggaagggccaaggagaGCTTAGcgatttgaggttctctggtggaaggttggaGACTGGtgcgtgcttctggcattggctacagagCTTGGCCTGTTTGAGGGAATCCCTCGCCATGGTTGCCCAGTAGTATCCAGCCCTTCTGGCTCTGAGTACCAGGCTCCGACCACTAGAGTGGGAACCGCACTCTCCTTTGTGAAGTTCTTCTagtatcctggcggcttctctaggggtaagaCATCGTAGATAGGGTCCTGAGAAGGATCTTCGATATAGTTTCCCCTCGGAAAAGCAATACCTTGCGGTTTGGCGccttatcttccgactttcgTCTTGGTGTTCAGGAAAGGCGTCGTACCTTAGATAGTTAATGATGGGcgtcatccaggtctctccttcgtctaccaCGGAAACTTCTTCAGGCTCCGTGTAGAAAcccttaaaaaaatattataataaagattggagtttgaggacaagcttttgggaatcaaagaATGATGAaaaatgttgagttttgatcatttcaaacttaacatggttcagagaaaatgGAAGATTGGTCAAGCATCTGTTTTGAGGTCGAGCCGCGGGTGATAAGGATCGATCGGCAAGTTTTGAAGTACAAGTGGTGGAAGAATTGATAGTGGGAGAAGCCATGAGTCTagtaagctgctctaccattgATAGAAGtttcttagattgatcagacTGTAGTTTTGGAAGTATCACAGTTTTGGAAGCACGAAGTCttagaagctcgacgtttttgAAGCCGACGTTTCTTAACCACTAAGTTTTCCCGGTAAATCTTCGTATCGGTAAATTATCACTCTGGAGACATAatgaagcaggacgggaagtaaGCACGACGGGATCAAAGCatgacgggaaaacccgaaatcGACCGAAAACCCTGATTTTGGTATTatcgaaatttttcgaggaagccggaggctCGGGAAATATTTTCCATCAAGGTCAGGACTCTTATGgagattattaaaaatattcagcgCATCAGAACGGGCATAGAAAAATATTCGGGATTGATCGCGGGCCAAAAATTCACCGAAAAGGTCGAAACCGGTCGAATggaccgagaagctcga
Above is a genomic segment from Raphanus sativus cultivar WK10039 unplaced genomic scaffold, ASM80110v3 Scaffold0476, whole genome shotgun sequence containing:
- the LOC130494589 gene encoding uncharacterized protein LOC130494589; this encodes MVSEEVSAMIQGETSIKRTDPGSFVLDCKIQNARFPRSLCDLGSSVNPMPYFVAVSLGYNVFVPTPITLVLADRSIRVPEGILVDVPVKLDDCFIPTDFVVLKYKQVPKDPLILGRPFLATAGAIIDVKGGKINLNVGDISMNFDMEKLVKRPLIDDHAFYTEEVSEPEKEYLMDIFLLIVHQKTHSLLMKKES